From a region of the Dehalococcoidia bacterium genome:
- a CDS encoding acyl-CoA dehydrogenase family protein, with protein sequence MIEAMLSESQKRLRGEARDFARAIPRQLILDMDADKVRYPREFLEEAAGRKLLGLRFSQDYGGRGLSWGDEIIALEEIGALPLSLGCLYSLVSICGEAFHAFGSEEQNRKYLQPTIQARLCCAEALTEPRGGSDFFGATTIARKDGSHYLLTGQKRFVVGAEGADYFLVYARTNTEAPGRESLSLFVVEKDMGVEVKHVYGLMGTRGGGTGRILFRDVRVPEENIIGREGQGGEIFYRMMIPERMTSAAGILGMGRSALEIAARYSDKRKAFGSRIRDFQAVSFKVADSVTKLDAASSLVYATAITIDQGLNRRLARRMVSEAKAFCTQVAWEVVNDAMQILGGIGYTSVYPIERMLRDTRLAMIWTGTNEVMNLIIQHEYYRDLLSRGDEGRDVEADALEAEELEEKVYE encoded by the coding sequence ATGATTGAAGCAATGCTAAGTGAGAGCCAGAAGAGGCTGCGTGGCGAGGCGAGGGATTTCGCCAGGGCTATACCCCGGCAGTTGATACTGGATATGGATGCCGACAAGGTGAGGTATCCCAGAGAGTTCCTGGAAGAAGCAGCCGGGAGAAAGCTGCTCGGCCTCCGCTTCTCCCAGGATTACGGCGGCAGGGGGTTGAGCTGGGGAGACGAGATAATTGCCCTCGAGGAGATCGGGGCACTGCCCCTATCCCTGGGCTGCCTCTACTCGCTGGTGAGCATCTGCGGCGAGGCTTTCCATGCCTTTGGCAGCGAGGAGCAGAACCGTAAATACCTCCAGCCCACTATCCAGGCCAGGCTTTGCTGCGCTGAGGCGCTAACCGAGCCCCGCGGCGGCTCCGACTTTTTCGGCGCCACCACCATTGCCCGCAAGGACGGCAGCCACTATCTCCTAACCGGGCAGAAGCGATTCGTTGTGGGCGCCGAAGGAGCGGACTACTTCCTGGTCTATGCCAGGACCAACACGGAAGCCCCCGGTCGAGAGTCGCTTAGCCTGTTCGTAGTGGAGAAGGACATGGGTGTGGAGGTCAAGCATGTTTACGGGCTTATGGGGACACGGGGAGGCGGAACCGGGAGGATACTGTTTCGCGATGTCAGGGTACCCGAGGAGAACATCATCGGAAGGGAAGGTCAGGGTGGGGAGATATTCTACCGCATGATGATTCCGGAGAGGATGACCAGCGCCGCCGGCATCCTGGGGATGGGGCGTAGCGCTCTGGAGATCGCCGCCCGCTACAGCGATAAGAGAAAAGCCTTCGGCAGCAGGATCAGAGATTTTCAGGCGGTTAGCTTCAAGGTCGCCGATAGCGTGACCAAGCTCGATGCGGCAAGCTCCCTGGTTTACGCCACTGCGATCACAATCGACCAGGGGCTCAACCGCAGACTGGCACGGCGCATGGTCTCCGAGGCCAAGGCCTTCTGCACCCAGGTTGCCTGGGAGGTAGTTAACGATGCCATGCAGATCCTGGGTGGTATCGGCTACACCAGTGTGTATCCCATCGAGCGCATGTTGCGCGATACCAGGCTGGCCATGATCTGGACCGGCACCAACGAGGTGATGAACCTCATCATCCAGCACGAGTACTACCGTGACCTCCTGTCCCGGGGCGACGAGGGCCGGGATGTGGAGGCCGATGCCCTGGAAGCAGAGGAGTTGGAAGAAAAGGTCTACGAGTAA
- a CDS encoding NAD(P)-dependent oxidoreductase produces MKVLLTGAFGNIGPNVVEKLLDQGHQVRCFDRKTEATERKAERFKDQVEVVWGDLRNSDDVNTAVGLHVDIIIHIAFALPPMTEYRSEKAREINVGGTQSILSAMKALNPPPKIIFASSSSVFSINPPNPLPRTVSDPVEATDHYTQHKLECEQLVQESGLDWAVFRFGVVPPVVLNLDSWVFHVPQDTQMQFLHPQDVALALANAINGDEVWGKILLIGSGQGSQIYYRDFVRSLSEAMGIGDLPDEAFSTKPYYTVWMDTSESQRLLNYQRHSFEEFAREMPSMVGYRRYWVRLFRPFYRRNMLKKSPYLQANK; encoded by the coding sequence GTGAAAGTGCTGCTAACGGGTGCGTTTGGAAACATAGGTCCTAATGTGGTTGAAAAACTGCTTGATCAAGGGCATCAGGTGAGATGTTTTGACCGTAAAACAGAGGCAACCGAGAGAAAGGCTGAGAGGTTCAAAGATCAAGTGGAGGTAGTGTGGGGAGATCTACGCAACTCCGATGATGTGAATACCGCTGTAGGGCTTCACGTGGACATTATCATTCACATTGCGTTCGCTCTACCGCCAATGACTGAGTACCGTTCCGAAAAGGCTAGAGAGATTAATGTGGGAGGCACCCAGAGTATTCTGAGTGCTATGAAAGCACTTAACCCGCCACCCAAAATAATCTTTGCGTCATCGAGCAGCGTCTTTAGTATTAACCCCCCAAACCCATTGCCGCGTACCGTCTCCGATCCGGTCGAAGCAACGGATCACTACACACAGCACAAGTTGGAGTGCGAACAATTGGTTCAGGAATCGGGGTTGGATTGGGCCGTCTTCCGTTTTGGCGTCGTACCACCAGTAGTATTGAATTTAGACTCCTGGGTGTTCCATGTTCCACAGGATACACAGATGCAGTTTCTCCATCCGCAGGATGTAGCTCTGGCACTGGCTAACGCTATAAACGGTGATGAAGTCTGGGGAAAAATCTTGCTGATCGGCAGTGGCCAGGGTAGTCAGATTTACTACCGAGATTTTGTCAGAAGTCTGTCGGAGGCTATGGGAATCGGGGATTTACCTGACGAAGCATTTAGCACAAAACCTTATTACACTGTCTGGATGGATACCTCCGAGAGCCAGAGGCTGCTGAATTACCAGCGACATTCCTTCGAGGAATTTGCCCGTGAGATGCCCTCAATGGTGGGTTACCGCAGGTACTGGGTGCGGCTGTTTCGCCCTTTTTACCGCCGCAACATGCTCAAGAAATCACCCTATTTACAGGCTAATAAATAG
- a CDS encoding molybdopterin-dependent oxidoreductase, which yields MRAETSKSPDMTEEVIYTTHTSHCGGGCLLKLYISDGKITRIETDDGEEPQFRACLRGRALRQRVYNPDRLLYPMKRVGERGEGKFERISWDEALDTVAKELNRVKETYGPAAILFKWSGGDTSVVHNAMCHYKVLNMIGGCSDVWGTFSFDGGLFAELATYGTVDTGNTRDDLLNSRLIIMWGWDPANTIQNTNTSWYLAQAREAGTRIVSIDPRYTDSTATFADQWIPIIPGTDAAMLIAMASVIINENLYDQQFLDSYTVGFDRFKDYVMGIEDGVPKTPKWAEAITGVPSTTIEGLAREYATTRPAALIAGIGPGRTAYGEQYHRAAMVLAAMTGNVGIHGGSSGGRSWPTAGPIAYFSLGRGMRSPRNPVEYDAPPRKNALPSHGVAMRRGQVNVAKMSDAILKGKAGGYPADYKLLYLVDTNYPNQYLNINKAVQALKDLEFVVAFEQFMTAGARFADILLPTVTTVEKNDMALDGATGFYGYMNKAIDPVGESKSHLDICIELAARLGIADYNDKTDDEWLREMVAGSKHIGDYDAFKKNGIHKLQLPEPHVAFKKQIDDLANNPFYTPSGKIEIYSQQLADMNDPQMPPVPKYIETWESRNDPLMGKYPLQLVTTHFKRRAHSQYDNLPWLRELQTQAIRISSADAQARGVKSGDIVRVFNGRGETVIPAHVTERIMPGVVDIPQGAWYDPDEKGVDRGGCCNVLTKDEHSPGGAYCSNTTLVQFEKA from the coding sequence AGCTCTATATCAGTGATGGTAAAATCACCAGAATCGAGACCGACGATGGAGAAGAGCCCCAATTCAGGGCATGCCTCAGGGGCCGAGCCTTAAGACAGAGAGTCTATAACCCGGACCGCCTCTTATATCCTATGAAACGGGTAGGCGAAAGGGGAGAGGGTAAGTTTGAGAGGATATCGTGGGATGAGGCACTGGACACTGTAGCCAAGGAACTGAACCGGGTTAAGGAAACTTATGGTCCTGCAGCTATTCTATTCAAATGGTCGGGTGGAGATACATCTGTTGTACACAATGCCATGTGCCACTATAAGGTGCTTAACATGATAGGAGGCTGCTCCGATGTCTGGGGCACCTTTTCTTTCGATGGTGGCCTCTTTGCTGAGCTAGCTACCTATGGCACGGTGGACACAGGCAATACAAGGGACGACCTGCTAAATTCCCGCCTGATAATCATGTGGGGATGGGACCCGGCAAACACCATACAGAATACCAATACCTCCTGGTACCTGGCTCAGGCTAGGGAGGCGGGCACTAGAATTGTCTCCATTGATCCCAGATACACAGACTCTACCGCTACCTTTGCCGACCAGTGGATTCCCATAATACCTGGCACCGATGCTGCCATGCTGATAGCCATGGCCTCAGTGATAATTAATGAGAACCTCTACGACCAACAATTCCTCGATTCCTACACTGTTGGTTTCGACCGGTTCAAGGACTATGTTATGGGTATAGAGGATGGTGTACCTAAGACCCCTAAATGGGCTGAGGCTATAACCGGTGTGCCATCCACCACGATAGAGGGCCTGGCAAGGGAATATGCCACTACCAGGCCGGCAGCATTAATCGCCGGCATCGGGCCAGGACGTACTGCATATGGTGAGCAATACCACCGTGCAGCCATGGTGCTGGCAGCTATGACTGGCAATGTCGGCATCCATGGTGGGAGTTCAGGAGGGAGGTCGTGGCCTACAGCCGGCCCAATTGCATACTTTAGTTTGGGTCGGGGTATGAGATCACCGCGCAACCCGGTTGAATATGACGCCCCGCCCCGAAAGAATGCCCTCCCCAGCCATGGTGTAGCCATGAGGAGGGGCCAGGTAAATGTGGCCAAAATGTCAGACGCCATTTTAAAAGGCAAAGCTGGCGGTTATCCCGCTGACTACAAGCTACTCTACCTGGTAGATACTAACTACCCTAATCAGTACCTTAATATTAATAAGGCAGTTCAAGCCCTGAAAGACCTTGAATTCGTTGTTGCTTTCGAGCAGTTTATGACAGCAGGAGCCAGGTTTGCTGATATCTTGCTACCTACAGTTACCACCGTAGAGAAGAATGACATGGCTCTTGACGGAGCAACAGGCTTCTACGGGTACATGAATAAAGCCATTGATCCGGTAGGAGAATCGAAAAGTCATCTGGATATATGCATTGAACTGGCAGCCAGGCTGGGTATAGCTGATTACAATGACAAAACGGATGACGAATGGCTGCGGGAGATGGTCGCCGGTAGTAAGCACATCGGCGACTATGATGCCTTTAAAAAGAACGGGATCCACAAGCTCCAGCTTCCCGAGCCCCACGTAGCCTTTAAAAAGCAGATCGATGACCTGGCAAATAACCCTTTCTACACCCCAAGTGGTAAAATCGAGATCTACTCTCAGCAACTGGCGGACATGAATGACCCTCAGATGCCACCCGTTCCCAAGTATATTGAGACATGGGAAAGCCGCAATGATCCGCTGATGGGAAAGTATCCTCTTCAGCTCGTCACCACGCATTTTAAAAGGCGGGCGCACTCCCAGTATGACAACCTGCCCTGGCTGAGGGAGCTTCAGACCCAGGCAATACGGATTAGCTCAGCTGATGCTCAGGCTAGAGGTGTTAAAAGCGGAGACATAGTAAGGGTGTTCAACGGTAGAGGCGAGACGGTCATTCCCGCTCATGTAACGGAGAGGATCATGCCCGGGGTAGTCGATATCCCCCAGGGTGCCTGGTATGATCCTGATGAGAAAGGTGTCGACCGGGGAGGGTGTTGCAACGTCCTCACCAAAGACGAGCACTCGCCGGGAGGGGCATACTGCTCCAACACAACCCTGGTGCAGTTCGAGAAAGCCTAG